One segment of Tamandua tetradactyla isolate mTamTet1 chromosome 13, mTamTet1.pri, whole genome shotgun sequence DNA contains the following:
- the LOC143653469 gene encoding olfactory receptor 5T1-like, translating to MPGLSSALHTHRNQVKNMTEVTVFILTGLTDDIEMEVSLFLLFLAIYLFTLIGNLGLVALVIGTSWLQNPMYYFLGVLSFLDACYSSVVAPKMLVNFLAENKAISFLGCATQMFLVVTFGTTESFLLAAMAYDRYVAIYNPLLYSVNMSPHVYVPLIVSSYIGGIIHATLHTVATFSLSFCASNEVRHVFCDIPPLLAISCSDTHINQLLLIYFVGVIEIITIIIILISYGFILLAILKMHSADGRRKVFSTCGSHLTGLSIYHGTILFMYVRPSSSYSLDHDMIISIFYTVVIPMLNPIIYSLRNKDVKNAMKKLFERNRFV from the coding sequence ATGCCAGGCTTGTCGTCTGCTTTGCACACACACAGGAATCAAGTGAAGAACATGACTGAGGTCACTGTGTTTATATTGACGGGCTTGACAGATGACATTGAGATGGAAGTCtccctatttttattatttctagcaATTTACCTCTTTACTCTGATAGGAAATTTGGGACTTGTTGCACTGGTCATTGGGACTTCCTGGCTCCAAAATCCAATGTATTATTTTCTGGGTGTATTGTCATTTTTGGATGCCTGCTATTCTTCAGTTGTTGCCCCCAAAATGTTAGTCAATTTCCTGGCAGAGaataaagccatttcatttcttggATGTGCAACACAGATGTTTCTGGTTGTTACTTTTGGGACCACAGAAAGCTTTCTCTTGGCTGCAATGGCTTATGATCGCTATGTAGCAATCTACAACCCACTTCTTTATTCAGTGAACATGTCACCCCATGTCTACGTGCCACTTATCGTTTCTTCTTATattggtggcattattcatgctACATTGCATACGGTAGCCACTTTCAGCCTATCCTTCTGTGCGTCCAATGAAGTTCGGCATGTCTTTTGTGACATCCCTCCACTCCTTGCTATTTCTTGCTCTGATACTCATATCAACCAGCTTCTACTCATCTACTTTGTGGGTGTTATTGAGATAATCACTATAATAATCATCTTGATCTCCTATGGTTTCATCCTGTTGGCCATTCTAAAGATGCATTCTGCTGACGGGAGGCGGAAAGTTTTTTCTACATGTGGTTCTCACCTAACTGGCTTGTCAATTTATCATGGAACAATCCTTTTCATGTATGTGAGGCCAAGTTCCAGCTACTCTTTGGACCATGATATGATAATCTCTATATTTTACACCGTTGTGATTCCCATGCTGAATCCCATCATCTACAGTTTGAGGAACAAAGATGttaaaaatgcaatgaaaaaatTGTTTGAAAGAAATCGGTTTGTTTag